The stretch of DNA CACCGTGGGGAGCCCTCCATCAGTCTTTGTTTCCTATGGATTCTGTTCCAGGTGTGgactctttcattctttcatttttatcccttccctccttcctggcCTGACTGCTGGCTGGTGAGAGAGGTTTCTCCAAAGTTTGCCGCTCCCTTTCCGTCCTGGACCTCTTTTTCCCTGGGtgctccctgccctgcccatcTGCCTGGTAGTCCCTCTGCAAGCCCGTCCCCTCCTGGCTTCCTCTGTGCCCCTTTCCTGGCAGCAGGGTCGCCGAGATTCAGCCGGAACCCGTTGCTTTGGCCTTGCTGCTCTCCCGGCACACGGGCGGCTCCTCCTCACAGCCTGGCTGCCTCCTCTGTCCCTTGAGGCAAAGCCCCATGCCGCCTCGTTCCCAGGGTCTCCCCTGACCCCTCCTGCGGCCTGTCCTTGGAAGCCAGAGCAGCACATCGTCCCAGACCTGTCTGAGAGCACCAGCGCTCACCCTGCACTCCACAGAGGGGTGCCTGGCGGAGACCCTCGTGCCCAGTGGGTGTGAATCCATGCGCTGGGACGCACGTCCTGGCACAGGGTCACCCCAAGGTGGTGAATGCTTGTTCTCATTCTAATAACCGAGAGGCCACACGAGCCCCAGACCTGCTCTTTCCCCTCTCATCCTCCCCAGAGTCACTGGGGGTGGGAACTGTCAATGAGCCATTTTCAGGGGAGGGAGTGGCCTCAGCTTAACCCAGCCAAAGGTCCCCTCGGGAGGAGGTAGGCAGAGCGCCTCACTGTGACACCCATGTTCCTGTCACTGCTCTGTGGCAAGACCCTGGGGGCTGACACACCCTCGGCCCCCTCTGGGTCAGAGTGAGAGTGGTTGAGGGCACCGGGGCCCTTCAGCCCTTGGCTTCCTGAGCTCACCAGCCAAACCCTGGCACTGTCTTCCCTGAGAGGCAGGTCCCTGTCCCATCTGTGCTGTGGTTACTGGGGCCCCCGAGGGTGGCCTCCAAGCTCCTTCCCGGAATCTGACGCTGATGCCCGTCAGGCCAGTTCGTGCCTAACTACAGGCCCAAGCAGAGCCACCCCAAACACCAAAGCATCACTGCCTCTGTCTAAATGCAATGAGTGCTCCCCACGGTGCTTCACGCCTGTGTCAGTCACCTCCAAAAATTACACCTGAGCTGAGAACAAACGTTGAGCTCTAGTTAGTGATGTGTTTGCTTCAGTTGACTCTGAAGGCTTCAAAAAGTGAGACGGcctgagggaggcagagagacgGGAACAAAGCCCCAACCCAGGAACATCGGGGGTCCCTGCCTGCTTTACGGACGTGTCTTTCTGTTTTagaagatgtatttatttatttacttatttgagatggagatgcgctctgtcacccaggctggagtgcagtggtgcaacctcggttcattgcaacatccacctcccaggttcaagcagttctccagcctcggcctcccaagtagctgagatcacaggcgtgcactGCCGTgccctttctttgtctttttagtagagacgaggtttcgccatgttggccagcctggagatttgtttttttaagtcttgctctgtccagctggagtgcagcggtgtgacctgggttcactgcagtctctgtctccggggttcaagccatcctcccacctctgcctcagagtagctggaattacaggcacgcgccactgcacctggctaatttttgtatatttagtagaaatggggtttcaccacattggtcaggttggtctcttaactcctggcctcaagtgattcacccgcctcagcctctcaaagtgctgggattccaggagtgagccaccgtgctcggccagaAGATTTTTATGGTAAAATTTTGTGATGGGAAAACTGTCATCCCAGAAAATTTTGAGACCCGATGCTTAGGCCTCAGCAGCTCGGAGAATAAGTACTTCTGTCCCAGAACACCCAAACGTCGACTTGTCAGTTCCCCACTAGGAACAAAATGTAACTGGGGACGTTGTCGTACGCTTGCCCTCGTCACCCTGAGCGTGTTGGCTGGTATCCAGTTCTTATTCATTCCCTTTCTTGCCTGCACGTGCTTGATGGCAGATCAATGACAATAGCCATTGGAAGCTTAGGAAAAGCGTATGTAACGTAAAGAAATAGAGGACCCTTTAGCCATCGCCTGACTTTCCGTTGAATTGGGAAATAGCCTCCTCCCGTGCACGTGGGATGGCCTTCCCGATGTGACTCTCCAAGACCGTCCGTGGGGGATAAAACCCCACAAATGCACCAGCCCGTGTGCTGGGGACGGCGCATCGTCATGCCAGGTCTGACTGGGAAGGAGGATGGTGAGGCAGGGCTTGGGGCTTTGAGGTTGAGGCGTGGCTGTGGACTCCAGAAAACCCCTTGGCTGATGTGCATGCCTGTCCAGTGGCATCCGGGTATCCTAACACCTGCCCTCCGTGCCCCTGCATCCACAGGTTATGCCAAGGACGCCCTGAATCTGGCACAGATGCAGGAACAGACGTTGCAGCTGGAGCAACAGTCCAAGCTCAAAGTGAGTGGGGCCTGCACAGGCCCGGAGGCCGGGGTGCACATGGGGTTCGGGCGTGGAGATTGGGGCTACTGCCGGTGGGTAGGGCCAGCGACGTGTACATGGGCAGTAGTGGGGCCCAGGGCCGAGCGTGGGCGCCTCATTTCACAGAAGGAAACAAGGGGAGGTGAGAGACACTGCTGCAGTGCCACCCGAGAGGAAGGAccagtgttggtgagggtgtCTTGTCGTCTGGAGGACCTGGGTCTTCTTGAGGTTCTCACCTTATTTCATTATGCTcagcaggattttttttgttttattttatgtatttatttattttgaaatggagtctgtttcccaggctggagttctgtggtgccttctgggctcactgcaacttccgcctcctgggttcaaacaattctcctccctcagccttctgaatagctgggattacaggcacccaccaccacacctggctactttttatatttttagtagagacagggtttcaccatgttggccaggctggtctcgaactcctgacttcaagtgatccacctgccttgacctcccaaagtgctgggattacaggcatgtgccactgtgcccgccctgtttcatattatttttatttttttatagacagtctcagtctgtcttccaggctggcgtgtagtggcgtgatcttggctcactgcaacctccacctccttcctcagcctccgagcAGCTGGGCCTACAAGAgcccgccaccacaactggctaatttttatatttttagtagagatggggtttcaccatattgtccaggttagtctctaattcctgacctcaggtgatccacccaccttgacctcacaaagcgctgggattgtAGGTtagagccatcacacccggcccacCCAGCAGGATTCCTAGAATTGGCATGAGCTCTGCCCTCATCACGGTCCAAAAGTGAGCACCTGACCGGAGCTGCCCAGAACCAGCCTTGGGGGTGGGGTTGGTGTCCGGCCTTCCTCCCTGGCGCCTTCGCAGGCTTCTGGTGCTTCTCTGCCTGCGGGTCTGGATTCCTCCAGGGCCTGAGCCTGGGTgcagatgcagctggaagcccTGAGCCTGCTGCACACACTAGTCCGGGTACGGAGTCTGCCGTGCCGGGGCCCGTGCAGACACAGGAGGGACTGTCAGGCAGTGCCAGCCCTGAGAAGTGCCAGCTGGTGGGTGCTGTGCTCTGCAGGAGTATGAGGCCGCTGTGGAGCAGCTCAGGAGCGAGCAGATCCGGGCGCAGGCCGAGGAAAGGAGGAAGACCCTGAGCGAGGAGACGCGGCAGCACCAGGCGGTAAGAGCGCGAGAGGCCGCAAGGGAAGCCGCCCGACTCCAGGGAATGGCTCAGGGCAGGACTAGGAACCCGGTGCGGTCCCGGGCGCTCTGGAGTCAGCCTTTGGAGCTGCCCTTGGAACAGCCTTGCACAAACGCCTAAGACCTGTAAAGTCCCTCACTGCTGAGCCGGACGGGAGGTCCCCGCCCCCCGCATGTTTGTGTGAGGCTGATGGCGCGTGGGAGTCCCGGTGCCCGGCCGGGTTGGCCCTGAGTGCAGCTCCCGGCTGAGATGTGTCCTTGCCGCCCTTTTCTCCTGCAGAGGGCCCAGTATCAAGACAAGCTGGCCCGGCAGCGCTACGAGGACCAACTGAAGCAGCAGGTGAGCTGAGCCTCCCCTGCCAGGTGCCTGCGTCCCCGAGAACGTAGGCCGCTTCGTATAGGTCGGTGGGTCAGAGGCCGTGGGACAAGAATGCTGGGGCTGCTGATGGTGGTTGCTAGTGCAGGGGAAACTTCTCAGACAGACGCGCACTGGCACACGTGTACAGGCACACATGTAGAGACGTGTGCACACATGTACAGGGAGACACAGGTACCCCCCCACACGGGAACACACACACTCCCTGCACACAcggacatgcacacacacacacccctgcacacaagggcacacacacccctgcacacataggcccacacacacacacccctccacaGAGGCCCACACACGCACACCCGCAAACACCCCCATACACACGGGCACGCACACACACCCTGCACACAGGTGCACATCCCCCCACATGGACACACACCCCGCACACGGGCACGTACACATCCCCACACACCGCACACGGGCACACACACCCGCACACGggcacacatacccacacacggacacgcacacacaccctgcacacaggtacacacccccacacacatggacacacacccCGCACACGGGCACGTACACATCCCCTCACACCACACACGGGCACACACACCCGCACATGGGCATACACACCCCCGCCCACACCCACATGGGCATGCACAACCCCCCCTGCATGGGCACATCCCCCACTACAGGCACAGACCCCCCCTGCGCATACACCCCCACACGGGCAGAATCACCCCCTGCACACCCCCTGCGTGGTCTCCGCAGCAGAGGCTCTCCAGGCACGTGGAGCCTCCTTGTCTCCCACCCGGGTGCCCAGCTGGCAGCGTGGGAGGTCGTGCTTGTGATGGCTGGTCAGTGGCAGAGAGCAGGTCTCTGGGCCCATCAGAAAAGCTTGGGTGACATCTGCTCCCTGCTCCTTAGGGCCCGTCGCCCTCAGTCCTGAGCTCACAGGTGGGGTTCACGTGTTGCCTATTGTGGCCATTGTAGCTTTAACGTTTTATTGGCAGAAGATAGCGGCTTCCTTCAGCACAGCCTGAATCAGGGCGGTGGTGTTGGGAGGTCTGCCGCGCAGTGGCCCTTCTCAGGGAAGCCGCAGTGGGGGCTGTTTCTGCCGCTGGGGAGTTTGGGCTCCTGAAAGCAGCCCCTCAGCGACTGCTGTCCCGGTCGATGTCACCCGTGTCTGTGTCAGGCTGTGGCATCTGCAGGCCCCCAGGTGCGCGGGACGCTTGGAGCCCATGGTCCTGGGGCAGACACAACCTCTGGattggtgttgagcatttttctggttttaaaggcttttctctttttctacggCTTCTTCTCAGCAACTTCTCAATGAGGAGAATTTACGGAAGCAGGAAGAGTCAGTGCAGAAGCAGGAGGCCATGCGGCGAGGTAGGCTGTCTGCTCTCCTGGCTGGGGCGGAGGCCGTGGTGGCAGCATGGAGAGCAGGGGCTGCTTGTGGACCTCAGCGCCTGACAGACACTTGCCCGGCGTGCACTGAGCCTGAGCCCCTCATAGCTACCAATGCAGTGGGCAAGGCTGCCAGGGCTTCCTGGGGTCGGACTCCCACTGAGAAGACACCTGTGCCTGCGGCGAGACACCAGGGCTTGTGCGGGGAGGGCAGGAGCTGCTTCGCTTCATGGGAAGAacatgagtcttttttttttttttttgagatggagtctcgctctgtcacccaggctggagtgcagtagcacaatctcagctcactgtagcttccgtgtcctgggtttaagcaattctgcctcagccttccgagtagctgggattacaggtgtccgccgccacacctggctaatttttttgtatcttcagtagagacagggtttcaccatgttgaccaggctggtcttgaacttcttgacctcgtgatccaccagccttggccttccgcagtgctgggattacaggcgtgcgtctcTGTGTTCTGCTTAGAACATGGGTCTGTACTGTCCTGTTTACTATCTTTACTATCCCCAATGAGGATCACAGGTATTTGGTGCCATGTGGCATTTGTCGGTGAGGGCTCCAGGCGAATGTTTGTCACCACTTTTCACCGGGGATGGGCTTGTGGTGGGGTGTGCACATTTACTATTCAATAGCCAGACACACGGCCCGGCACGCGTCTCTGAGTTCTGACAGCTGTGTTTCTGTGTGAGGGGGGCTTCTCTGGGAACTCCACGTTCCAGTTCTTTGCTTTAAAGGGAACGTCCTGAGAAGGTGCCTGGGCCTCTGGGTCGGATTTCAGGGGCTGTAATCCATGGGCAGGGCTGGCATGTGCACCGTTCCTACAAaggcctgtgtgtgtctgtccgTGGCATGGTGCGGGTTGTGGTGTGGGCCTGCCCATGGGCTGGGCTTGTCCGTGGTGTGAGCCAGTCCGTGGCCTTAGTCTGTTGGCAGTGTGGGCCTGTCAGTGGCCTGGGCTGGTCCGTGGTGGCCTGTCCGTGGTGTGGGCCTGGTGGCGGTGTAGGCCTGTCCGTGGCCTTAGCCTGCCAGCAGGGTGGGCCGGTCCGTGGCGTGGGGCTGTCCACCGTGTGGACGGAGGCAGACGTGCTGTACTGTGTGGCACTGAGCTGCCCTGCCTCTCTGGGGCAGCCACCGTGGAGCGGGAGATGGAGCTGCGGCAGAAGAACGAGATACTGCGAGTGGAGGCTGAGGCCCGGGCACGTGCCAAGGCCGAACGAGAGAACGCAGACATCATCCGCGAGCAGATCCACCTGAAGGCGGCCGAGCACCGTCAGACCGTCTTGGAGTCCATCAGGTGAGCGCTGCCGAGGCCCATGCTGGCTGCAGACGGAGCCACGCAGGTGTGAGTCGCTGGTCCCGGGGCGCTCCAGCTCTTCCAGGCCTGGCTGCCGTTGGCTGGCTCCCTGGTGGGGTCACTGCCCCTCTGTCATGGCAAGGCCAGGCCGCCATCTCAGGGCCTCAACCTGCTCTTGCTACGTGGCGTGGATCTTCTTGTCCGTCCTGGTCACATCACTGCTTTCCCCACAGGACGGCTGGCACGTTGTTTGGGGAAGGATTCCATGCTTTTTTGACGGATCAGAAGAAAGTGACAGCCACGGTAAACATTCTTATAAAATAGGGCTGGGAGGTGGCTGAGGGGCCGCCTGTGGGGGCCTCCTGGAGCCCCGGGTCCTGTCCCTGCTGGCTCTGCACAAGCCCTGGTGCTTTGCCAGCACAGAGCAAACCCACGTTGTACCTGCTGGCCACAGCTGCTCCTCCCTTCTCAAGCTGGAAGAAGAAACCACAGttgccagcctgggccacacagtgagaccccatctctacaaaaaaatcaaacattagctgggtgtggtagcagcgTCTGTGGTCCcactattcgagaggctgaggtagaaggatcacttaaacccagggatgtcgcagctgcagtgagctgagatcgcaccactgcactccatcctgggcgacagaacaaatccttgtctcaagaaaaaaattgtcaagagtggtggctcacacctgtaatttctgcactttgggaggcggaggcagaggcgggtggatcatgatgtcaggggatcgagaccatcctggctaacatggcgaaaccccatctctactaaaaaacaaaacaaaaaaaaaaccaaaaaattagccaagcatggtggtgggcgcctgtagtccaagctactcagaaggctgagggaggagaatcacgtgaaccgggagatggaggttgcagtgagccgagatcccaccactgcattccagcttgggccacagagcgagactccgtctcaaaaaaaaaaaaaaaagaccctgacTCCATTTTGCAAAAACCTTCTTTAGTCCTTATAAAACCCTGAGAGTTTGAAGTTCACAGATTCCTCTCTCGCTTAAAGCCTCACTCTTCTGTGCTCAGGCTCCGGCCTGCTGTGATGGTGCACTACGTCGCACACGGCTGTGTCCTCCGTCCCCtcgtgcccagcacacagtaggtacctggcacacagtgggcagTTGCTCTGCCGTGGTGTTGGCACCCTGTGTTGTGACTGCAGCGCCTGCCCGTGGCCTCGCCAGTGTGACGGTGAATGTCACCGGTGGTGGTTCCACCTGTGTTGGTGAGACGGCGTCACGTGAGAACAGGAGGGAGCTGCTTAATGCACCGTtgactttgtttgtttgtgtttaaaggcagggtcttgctctgtgttcagactggagtgcagtggcgccatctcggctcactgaaagctgcacctccccagttcaagcagttctgcctcagcctcccgagtgactgggattacaggctcacatcgccacacccagctaatacaGGCCTGTGCCGCCAGGCCCGggcagtttttctatttttagtagagatggggtttcaccacattagccaggctggtcacgaacttctgacctcaagtgatcagcctgtcttggcctcccaaagtgctgggattacacgggtgagccaccaggcctgacctacatttttgtttgtttttgagacaaacttttgcttttgttgcataggctggagtgtaatggcacggtttcagctcactgcaacccccgcctcccgggttcaagcgattctcctgcctcagcctcccacgtagacaggattacaggcatgtgccactatggccagctaattttttgttttttagtagagacagggtttctccaggttggttaggctggcctcgaactcccgacctcaggtgatccacccgcctcagcctcccaaagtgctgggattacaggcctgagctaccgcgcccagccggccTAATCGATTTTTTAGACGAGTTAGAGATTTCGGGTTAGCCTTGTTTTCCAGGAAGAAAGTACCATTTTTAATGGCCCAGACAGTAGCAGAGGGTGTGGCCCTGTGACATATCCGGCTGGGTCTGCCCAGGGCCCTGTGCAGCGACCGGGGCTTTGCAGGATTTATGCTGCCAGTTGCAGAGAAAATGACCCTGAGTGAGGGCGCTGTGGCGGCCCCACCTGCCTCCTGTAACCAAGTGACTGTGGGATTCGGGGCGGGGAATTCGGGTTCCTGTGCTGCCAGCACACAGCCCTGTGCTTCTCCCTTGGGCAGAGAGAGGGTGGGGGCAGCCCCGTGCATCTCCCgctggtggagggagggagggtggggcaggCACACCAGTGCGGTGTCTCTGCTGCAGGTGGTTGGGCTGACGCTGCTGGCTGGCGGGGTCTACTCTGCCAAGAATGGGACAGCCGCCGCGGCCCGCTTCATCGAGGCTCGGCTGTGGAAGCCGTCCCTGGTGAGGGAGACGTCCCGCATCACGGTGCTGGAGGCACTGCAGCACCCCTTCCAGGTAGCGGCGTGGGCCTGGCCCTCCCTGAGTGCGGTTCCTGGCTGAGTCCCCTCTGCACCATGAGCAGAGCCTGCCCGTGCACACCCTCCTGCCCACGCACACCCTCCTGTCCCTGCCCTTTCCCCGTATGACCGGCACCCGCATGCTGCATCACGCCTGGGTTTTCCTGTCCAGTGCTGTAGCTTAGGGGTCTGCATCAGTGAGACCCTTCGCCcgtctgcctcggtctccccTGCTCGGGGCTCTGTGTCAGGGAAGCTGCTGCAGGCCACGGTGTCTGGCGGCCTCCCTGGGGAGCCGCGCCACTGGCCAGCCCCCGAGGTGCCTGCTCTCCACACGGGGGTGGTGAGGTCTCCACAGGTCACTCAGTGGGTggttaatgaaataaaaaccaaTAAGGAACCGGAAAATGCCCCCCAATCCCTGCAACAGTCACCCTGTCTCCCAGTGGGATGGGGTTCCAGCTCCTGGCCAGTCCTGGCTGTGCTTTGGGGCAGCTCTGTTTCGGTGTGTTACCGAGTGTGTCTGTGCGTTGGTGGCTGTGCCGTGGCTGTGGCAGGTGACCCAATGgcgcttccccttcccctccggCAGGTCAGCCGGCGGCTCCTCAGTCGGCCCCAGGACGCGCTGGAGGGTGTTGTGCTGAGTGTAAGTCGGTGTGCCTGGGCCGGGGGAGGTGCAGGGAGGGGACCCCGGAGATGTGCCAGGCTGTGGCCCTTGCTGGCACTCGAGGTGTCACCCAGGAGCTTTCGGCTTCTGAGATGCGACTGCTGGCACCATGCCAGGGATAGGCTGCCCGTGAGCTGAGCGGCACCCCGAGGAGTGGAGTCCGCACCAGGGCATTGCTGCAGCCCCTGCCCCCGAGGCTTCCGTGGGCCCTGAGTGTGTCCCCCAAGTCCCCATCTTCCCTGGCAGCCCAGCCTGGAAGCGCGGGTGCGCGACATTGCCATAGCAACAAGGAATACGAAGAAGAACCGCAGCCTGTACAGGAACGTCCTGATGTACGGGCCACCAGGCACTGGGAAGACGCTGTTTGCCAAGGTGGGAGCACCTGGCTGCACAGGTGGGCCAGGGGCCGCTGGGGTCTCACCAGCCTGCAGGTGTCTGGGGGTCGGCCGCCTGGGAAGTGGACTCCCCTTAGGCCTTTGCCCACCCTCATGTAGGGTCAGTGTGCTGGTGTGGGCAACAGCGCCTCCCATCTTCCAGTCGGGACGTCTCCTGTCTGGCAGGTTGTGGCTTCCAGGCAGAGACACCCGGCAGGGGCTCCACACTCCAGGTGGAGTGTGCAGGCTTTGCCGAGGCAGAGGGAACATCTGTTCTGTCTCCCCTCACTCTTCCTGTCTAGAAACTTGCTGTGCACTCGGGCATGGACTACGCCATCATGA from Rhinopithecus roxellana isolate Shanxi Qingling chromosome 12, ASM756505v1, whole genome shotgun sequence encodes:
- the LOC104653542 gene encoding ATPase family AAA domain-containing protein 3A; amino-acid sequence: MSWLFGINKGPRGEGAGPPLPLPPAQPGAEGGGDRGLGDRPAPKDKWSNFDPTGLERAAKAARELEQSRYAKDALNLAQMQEQTLQLEQQSKLKEYEAAVEQLRSEQIRAQAEERRKTLSEETRQHQARAQYQDKLARQRYEDQLKQQQLLNEENLRKQEESVQKQEAMRRATVEREMELRQKNEILRVEAEARARAKAERENADIIREQIHLKAAEHRQTVLESIRTAGTLFGEGFHAFLTDQKKVTATVVGLTLLAGGVYSAKNGTAAAARFIEARLWKPSLVRETSRITVLEALQHPFQVSRRLLSRPQDALEGVVLSPSLEARVRDIAIATRNTKKNRSLYRNVLMYGPPGTGKTLFAKKLAVHSGMDYAIMTGGDVAPMGREGVTAMHKLFDWANTSRRGLLLFVDEADAFLRKRATEKISEDLRATLNAFLYRTGQHSSKFMLVLASNQPEQFDWAINDRIDVMVHFDLPRQEERERLVRMYFDKYVLKPATEGKQRLKLAQFDYGRKCSEIARLTEGMSGREIAQLAVSWQATAYASEDGVLTEAMMDACVQDAVQQHQQKMCWLKSEGPGRGDEPSPS